The region AGTTGTTGAAAGATGGTGAGCGCGGAAGGAATCGAACCTTCAACCTACTGATTAAGAGTCAGTTGCTCTGCCAATTGAGCTACGCGCCCTTGTTCTGGGCTATTTGGCTGACTGGAATGATCGCGGGAAGCGGCCACACACAGTCTTGGTACGGCTCCTGATGACCAGAAGTACTGAGGTAGTGTAGCAAGCGATTCGACATTCTGCAACCTTCATCGCCGCTGGCAATGCGGCGCGCGTCAATGTCTCCTCCTGTACAGCCTAACAGGTGCGCCGCCGCAGCATTGACCGAAGCTGTCATCGGCGCAAGGCGAACATCATCAAGTCGGGTACGGGTTCGCGACGAAAGCACACTACGCGGCTTCAACGCATTGTGCCGTTAAACGCTCAAAGCCGCGATACGACGGAATACGTTGGCGACAACGCGGTCGCAACGCGTGGCATGGAACGCGTAGGTGTCGGCGCTGCGGAGGCCTGCGCGTTTGAAGAGGTGCTTGCGCATCATGGCGCGGGCACGGTGCAGGCGAATCTTAACGATGTCCGGTGTGAGGTCGAGCGCGGTCGCGGTGTCTTCCGTGCTGAGTTGTTCAACCATTCGGAGAACGAACACGGTGCGGTAGTGGGCTGGA is a window of Clostridia bacterium DNA encoding:
- a CDS encoding sigma factor-like helix-turn-helix DNA-binding protein; the protein is PAHYRTVFVLRMVEQLSTEDTATALDLTPDIVKIRLHRARAMMRKHLFKRAGLRSADTYAFHATRCDRVVANVFRRIAALSV